The Trypanosoma brucei brucei TREU927 chromosome 9, whole genome shotgun sequence genome includes a window with the following:
- a CDS encoding variant surface glycoprotein: MQGTMYWVVFLVAALQGIHLVLGQEEILNEQEFEALCRMINWAERGLKHINLARQVTEEALKIGVRYLEVAGEEEVTELTELQEKACMSNKKTSHEKNCGLYKTFWEESQEALKRTARSQAPHRGRNSLQYHTAEGIKIKVMEVADTYHEVKKEILKLRTDNMEEQLNQALYGVGHFTGEVKGGDSDRSRVCGQNLGNRDATGGWSLAVDLLCLCARHISWSSVKSVCCEECGTGENSNTWNPALDGALHWEFLKENCPGDNTNHHTEGEQLKSAKKNFMAKVSKIATIPYRTMYKLGDSKNIQTKQCGANIGTGQGICVYYGSDNGANLHWMQALERVENDVEVLLQDSKYKSTKLKRIKELSQEIQNLIEGGTPRGRQKRSVDTENSVPETPADPSDPTQSTTHTNEKKRIVRKPISTGNNASKSYGGDEVDSYDSKCDGENSACSDSPAKPTVKSSKSAINCPLGLILLLV; encoded by the coding sequence ATGCAAGGCACTATGTACTGGGTTGTATTTTTAGTGGCGGCACTACAGGGTATTCATTTAGTGTTGGGCCAGGAGGAGATATTGAATGAACAAGAGTTTGAAGCGTTGTGTCGAATGATAAATTGGGCAGAAAGGGGACTGAAGCACATAAATTTGGCACGACAGGTTACTGAAGAAGCTCTGAAAATAGGCGTAAGATATCTTGAAGTGGCCGGCGAGGAGGAGGTTACAGAGCTTACCGAACTGCAGGAGAAGGCGTGCATGAGCAACAAGAAGACAAGTCACGAAAAGAATTGTGGACTGTACAAAACATTTTGGGAAGAGTCACAGGAAGCATTGAAGAGGACTGCCAGATCGCAAGCGCCTCATCGAGGAAGGAACAGTTTGCAATATCATACAGCGGAAGGAATTAAAATCAAAGTAATGGAAGTGGCGGATACGTATCACGAggtcaaaaaagaaatcttgAAACTTAGAACGGATAacatggaggagcaactcaATCAAGCTCTTTATGGAGTAGGACATTTTACTGGAGAGGTAAAAGGAGGGGATTCGGACCGAAGCAGAGTGTGTGGACAAAACCTGGGCAACCGCGACGCCACTGGAGGTTGGTCACTAGCCGTGGAtttgttgtgcttgtgtgcgAGGCACATATCCTGGAGCAGCGTGAAGAGTGTATGCTGTGAGGAGTGCGGTACGGGAGAGAACAGCAACACATGGAACCCAGCATTAGACGGAGCACTACACTGGGAATTTCTAAAAGAGAATTGTCCAGGTGATAATACAAATCACCATACAGAGGGCGAACAGCTGAAAAGCGCCAAAAAGAATTTTATGGCAAAAGTGTCTAAAATAGCCACTATCCCATATAGAACTATGTACAAGCTTGGAGACAGTaaaaatatacaaacaaaGCAATGCGGGGCTAACATAGGCACTGGCCAGGGAATATGCGTGTACTACGGATCTGATAATGGAGCGAATCTGCACTGGATGCAAGCGTTGGAAAGGGTTGAAAATGATGTTGAAGTTCTTCTGCAAGACAGTAAATATAAGTCGACTAAGCTAAAGAGGATTAAAGAGCTAAGTCAAGAGATTCAGAACCTAATCGAAGGTGGCACGCCGCGGGGAAGACAGAAACGGAGTGTGGATACCGAGAACAGTGTCCCAGAAACCCCAGCTGACCCGAGCGATCCAACACAGTCAACCACACAtaccaatgaaaaaaagcgaaTTGTAAGAAAACCGATATCAACAGGTAACAATGCATCCAAAAGCTACGGTGGAGATGAGGTTGATTCTTACGATTCCAAATGCGATGGAGAAAACTCGGCATGCTCAGATTCACCAGCAAAGCCAACAgtaaaaagcagcaaaagtgcTATAAATTGTCCACTGGGAttaattttgcttttggtaTAA
- a CDS encoding variant surface glycoprotein — protein sequence MQGTMYWVVFLVAVLQGIHLVSGQDIVNQQEFEALCRMINWAERGLKHIKLAKQVTEEALSIGIRYLEVADADSAAQLGAAEHDACMDKREVREKNCGLYKTFWEESQRLLKEKHERSQAHHRGRNSLQYHTAEEIKSKVMEVADIFHEVKWELLELKVNNMEEQLNQALYGRTYSAEEIREREERSRVCGQSSRSEMIIGGQSLVMDLLCLCAMHSSWKEMRVCCADCTTGENGNTWNPGSNGAPRWKFLKQKCAGATTSYVSVRKTLRGAKQDFMDAVTEISANRRTNLYKLGEKQNKEIKDCGADKNSKEGICVFYRERDGVVFWMKALENVDNKMEVLLQDRTKKTSKLERIKELSQEIESLIKGDTGRGRQQGRQKRSVDTENSVPETPADPSDPTQSTTHTNEKKRIVRKPISTGNNASKSYGGDEVDSYDSKCDGENSACSDSPAKPTVKSSKSAINCPLGLILLLV from the coding sequence ATGCAAGGCACTATGTACTGGGTTGTATTTTTAGTGGCGGTACTACAGGGTATTCATTTAGTGTCGGGGCAGGATATAGTGAATCAACAGGAGTTTGAAGCGTTGTGTCGAATGATAAATTGGGCAGAAAGGGGACTGAAGCACATAAAACTAGCTAAACAAGTGACGGAAGAAGCTCTGAGCATCGGCATAAGATATCTTGAAGTCGCTGATGCAGATAGCGCTGCTCAACTTGGCGCGGCAGAACACGATGCTTGTATGGATAAAAGAGAGGTTCGTGAAAAAAACTGCGGATTGTACAAAACATTTTGGGAAGAGTCACAGAGGCtattaaaggaaaagcaTGAAAGATCGCAAGCACATCACCGAGGAAGGAACAGTTTGCAATATCATACAGCGGAAGAAATTAAAAGCAAAGTAATGGAAGTGGCGGATATATTTCACGAAGTCAAGTGGGAACTCTTAGAACTCAAAGTAAATAatatggaggagcaactcaATCAAGCTCTTTATGGAAGGACATACTCCGCAGaagaaataagggaaagagaagagcgAAGCAGGGTGTGCGGACAAAGCTCGCGTAGTGAAATGATTATTGGGGGCCAATCACTAGTAATGGAtttgttgtgcttgtgtgcAATGCACAGTTCTTGGAAAGAGATGAGGGTATGCTGCGCAGACTGCACTACGGGAGAGAACGGCAACACATGGAACCCAGGATCAAACGGAGCACCACGCTGGAAATTTCTGAAACAAAAGTGTGCGGGAGCCACCACTAGTTACGTTAGCGTACGCAAAACCCTGCGTGGTGCAAAACAGGATTTTATGGATGCCGTAACGGAAATAAGTGCAAACAGAAGAACAAATTTGTACAAACTtggggaaaagcaaaacaaagaaataaaagactGTGGAGcagacaaaaacagcaaagaagGAATATGTGTGTTTTACAGAGAGCGTGATGGAGTGGTGTTTTGGATGAAAGCGTTGGAAAACGTGGACAACAAGATGGAAGTTCTGCTTCAAGACAGAACAAAGAAGACATCAAAACTTGAGAGAATTAAAGAGCTAAGTCAAGAGATAGAAAGCTTAATCAAAGGTGATACGGGGCGAGGAAGACAACAGGGAAGACAGAAACGGAGTGTGGATACCGAGAACAGTGTCCCAGAAACCCCAGCTGACCCGAGCGATCCAACACAGTCAACCACACAtaccaatgaaaaaaagcgaaTTGTAAGAAAACCGATATCAACAGGTAACAATGCATCCAAAAGCTACGGTGGAGATGAGGTTGATTCTTACGATTCCAAATGCGATGGAGAAAACTCGGCATGCTCAGATTCACCAGCAAAGCCAACAgtaaaaagcagcaaaagtgcTATAAATTGTCCACTGGGAttaattttgcttttggtaTAA